In one Mycobacterium sp. NBC_00419 genomic region, the following are encoded:
- a CDS encoding alpha/beta fold hydrolase, which produces MIHRMLNCRGTRIHAVEDGEGPLVVLVHGFPESWYSWRHQIPALAAAGYRVVAIDQRGYGQSSKYRVQTAYRIKELVGDILGVIDAYGEKQAVVVGHDWGAPVAWTFAWLHPERCRGVVGISVPFAGRGVIGLPGSPFGERRPNEYHLELAGPGKVWYQDYFSEQDAIIAEIEEDLRGWLLGLTYTVSGQPAIAATEAAVAAGVDLAAMDPIEVIRSGPLCMEQGARLKDAFVYPDPMPDWFTEADLDFYTAEFERSGFGGPLSFYHNIDNDWHDLADQEGIPLTPPALFIGGQYDVGTIWGLEAVERAEEVMPNYCGTHMVADVGHWIQQEEPKETNRLLLDFLGGLR; this is translated from the coding sequence ATGATCCACCGGATGCTGAACTGCCGGGGCACCCGGATCCACGCCGTGGAGGACGGCGAGGGACCGCTGGTCGTGCTGGTGCACGGCTTTCCGGAGTCCTGGTACTCCTGGCGGCACCAGATCCCCGCGCTGGCCGCCGCAGGCTATCGGGTGGTCGCCATCGACCAGCGCGGCTACGGCCAGTCGTCGAAGTACCGGGTCCAAACCGCCTATCGCATCAAAGAATTGGTGGGTGACATCCTCGGCGTCATCGATGCCTACGGCGAGAAGCAGGCCGTGGTGGTCGGACACGACTGGGGTGCACCCGTCGCGTGGACCTTCGCCTGGCTACATCCCGAGCGCTGCCGCGGCGTCGTCGGCATCAGTGTGCCCTTCGCCGGGCGCGGGGTCATCGGGCTGCCGGGCAGCCCCTTCGGTGAGCGCCGTCCCAACGAGTACCACCTGGAACTCGCCGGCCCCGGCAAGGTCTGGTATCAGGACTACTTCTCCGAGCAGGACGCGATCATCGCCGAGATCGAGGAGGACCTGCGCGGCTGGCTGCTGGGCCTGACCTACACCGTCTCCGGGCAGCCCGCGATCGCCGCCACCGAGGCCGCCGTCGCCGCGGGTGTGGACCTGGCGGCGATGGACCCGATCGAGGTGATCCGGTCCGGGCCGCTCTGCATGGAGCAGGGGGCGCGGCTCAAGGACGCGTTCGTCTACCCAGATCCGATGCCGGACTGGTTCACCGAGGCCGACCTCGACTTCTACACAGCCGAATTCGAGCGATCCGGCTTCGGCGGTCCGCTGAGCTTCTACCACAACATCGACAACGACTGGCACGACCTCGCCGACCAGGAGGGCATCCCGCTGACCCCGCCGGCACTGTTCATCGGCGGCCAGTACGACGTCGGCACGATCTGGGGTCTGGAGGCCGTCGAGCGGGCCGAGGAAGTGATGCCGAACTACTGCGGCACCCATATGGTCGCCGACGTGGGGCACTGGATTCAGCAGGAGGAGCCCAAGGAGACCAACCGGCTGCTCCTCGATTTCCTCGGCGGACTGCGGTAG
- a CDS encoding 3,4-dihydroxy-2-butanone-4-phosphate synthase, producing MKTAHGRVRRAVTAIATGRPVVLIDETAAQGYLVFAADAATPALLAFTIRHTSGYVRVALPEQDCDRLDLPPICGPDGEPFGTAAHRVAVDYRHVGTGISATDRARTIAALAAADSTAADFHRPGHVIPVLARQHGVLGVSPAAPEAAVDLARLGMRSPAGVLCEIVSQRDSGDVADSRELLCFADRHRLPVVSVTEIAAYRSRTEPQVARSSEATLPTATGGLRVVGFRGVRDGCDHLAVIAGSSGADAPMPLHIHVECLSGDVFGSLACRCGADLAGAVAAMNATGTGMVIYLRPAQVRACGLLPGEVDDGVSETVAWILRDLGVYSVRMSDDEPGLGLLMFGAIREHGLDVVSHPPVWSAVG from the coding sequence GTGAAGACCGCGCACGGACGCGTTCGCAGAGCCGTCACCGCCATCGCCACCGGACGGCCGGTGGTGCTGATCGACGAGACGGCCGCGCAGGGCTACCTGGTGTTCGCGGCCGACGCCGCGACGCCGGCACTGCTCGCGTTCACGATCCGGCACACCTCGGGCTACGTCCGGGTAGCGCTGCCGGAGCAGGACTGTGACCGGCTGGACCTGCCACCGATCTGCGGCCCTGACGGCGAACCGTTCGGCACCGCGGCGCACCGCGTCGCGGTGGACTACCGCCACGTCGGGACCGGGATCTCGGCGACCGATCGCGCCCGCACTATCGCGGCGTTGGCGGCAGCGGACTCCACCGCGGCCGACTTCCACCGGCCCGGCCACGTGATTCCGGTGCTGGCCCGGCAGCACGGCGTACTCGGAGTAAGCCCGGCGGCTCCCGAAGCAGCCGTCGACCTGGCCCGCCTCGGCATGCGCAGTCCGGCGGGCGTGCTCTGCGAGATTGTGTCGCAACGCGATTCAGGAGACGTGGCCGACAGCCGCGAACTGCTCTGCTTCGCAGACCGGCATCGGCTGCCGGTCGTGTCGGTCACCGAGATCGCCGCCTACCGCAGCCGCACCGAACCGCAGGTGGCCCGCTCCTCGGAGGCCACCCTGCCCACCGCCACCGGCGGGTTACGAGTGGTCGGCTTCCGTGGCGTTCGCGACGGCTGTGATCACCTCGCGGTGATCGCAGGCAGCTCCGGAGCAGATGCCCCCATGCCGTTGCACATCCACGTCGAATGCCTCAGCGGTGACGTGTTCGGATCACTGGCATGCCGCTGCGGTGCGGACCTGGCCGGCGCCGTCGCGGCGATGAACGCCACCGGCACCGGCATGGTCATCTATCTGCGCCCGGCACAGGTACGCGCCTGCGGCCTGCTTCCCGGTGAGGTGGACGACGGGGTGTCGGAAACCGTCGCCTGGATTCTGCGCGATCTGGGCGTGTATTCGGTCAGAATGTCCGACGACGAGCCCGGACTCGGGCTGCTCATGTTCGGTGCGATCCGCGAACACGGGCTCGACGTTGTGTCCCATCCGCCGGTCTGGTCTGCCGTCGGATGA